A window of the Pyrodictium abyssi genome harbors these coding sequences:
- a CDS encoding DUF5518 domain-containing protein, with the protein MAGMAAAVLAGFVARLLLAAVVPPLAADFLGGLVAGLLAGGPPHRGLVAGFLAGIFGAVFVAVVVAALGAFFAGIVGLLAGGAVGTALVLMGAAGALLSGIGGVLGSLLRGRQRSSEKQGR; encoded by the coding sequence TTGGCTGGTATGGCTGCTGCTGTCCTAGCGGGGTTCGTTGCTAGGCTACTACTTGCCGCTGTGGTGCCGCCGCTCGCTGCCGACTTCCTCGGTGGCCTGGTGGCCGGGCTCCTGGCGGGCGGCCCTCCGCACCGTGGCCTCGTGGCAGGCTTCCTGGCGGGGATATTCGGCGCGGTCTTCGTAGCCGTCGTAGTGGCTGCCCTCGGCGCGTTCTTTGCGGGCATAGTGGGGCTGCTGGCCGGCGGCGCTGTGGGCACAGCACTGGTCCTCATGGGCGCGGCTGGCGCCCTGCTGTCGGGTATAGGGGGTGTCCTCGGCTCCCTCCTCCGGGGGCGCCAGAGGAGCAGCGAGAAGCAGGGGCGCTGA
- the mgtE gene encoding magnesium transporter, translating into MATRLVVLVDAPDRPGLLSETTGLLHRLGVNLVTSLGYAVEDRARLLLIVDSPLEPGELEERITGQLGEDAEVRAAPLGPQGAELLAEFLLDKPGLVNLLEVYLEPPDLLDALLRLPGDVRRRLYRILSAQSLGRIMLLADEATLREIAGSLDPDHLAKAIATLDPDEAVDVLQKLPEKLRRLLLGRLPDPLRREALQLLRYPPDTAGGVMTTSVPVLRASDTVQQALQLLRSGDYDVRDTIVVVGDGGRLVGLVTVDQLLRASPGERLGRLAARPRAAVEPEVDREEVARMMLRYDINRLPVVDREGRFLGLVTIEDVADVLAEEAAEDIALLGGLEKPRERYLKASILDLFKSRIPWLLLIYAIESVTANIIKGYEDVIQRIALLAAFIPLVMDTGGNVGSQASSMIIRALALGEISERSRHDIVYVFLKELATAALIGSTLAAIGFGFAMVLSDGDVMLSLSVALTLLIVTLLADIIGATLPIVARRLGADPAAVSGPLVTTIVDISVALVYMGLAAHLVLGAR; encoded by the coding sequence TTGGCGACTAGGCTGGTAGTACTGGTGGACGCTCCCGACAGGCCGGGCCTTCTATCGGAGACTACGGGGCTACTCCACCGCCTGGGCGTCAACCTGGTTACTAGCCTGGGCTACGCGGTCGAGGATAGGGCCCGGCTCCTGCTGATAGTCGACTCTCCGCTGGAGCCGGGCGAGCTCGAGGAGAGGATAACGGGGCAGCTGGGGGAGGACGCGGAGGTACGGGCGGCGCCCCTGGGCCCCCAGGGCGCAGAACTCCTGGCGGAGTTCCTCCTCGACAAGCCTGGGCTGGTCAACCTCCTCGAGGTCTACCTGGAGCCCCCGGACCTGCTCGACGCGCTGCTCCGCCTCCCCGGCGACGTGAGGCGCAGGCTCTACCGTATCCTCTCCGCCCAGAGCCTCGGCAGGATCATGCTGCTGGCTGACGAGGCTACGCTCCGCGAGATAGCTGGGTCCCTGGACCCCGATCACCTGGCCAAGGCTATAGCGACTCTCGACCCCGACGAGGCAGTGGACGTGCTCCAGAAGCTGCCGGAGAAGCTGCGCCGCCTTCTCCTGGGTAGGCTCCCGGACCCCCTGCGCCGGGAGGCGCTGCAGCTGCTCCGCTACCCCCCGGACACGGCTGGCGGCGTGATGACGACCAGTGTGCCGGTGCTACGTGCTAGCGATACTGTGCAGCAGGCGCTGCAGCTGCTCCGTAGCGGCGACTACGACGTCCGCGACACGATAGTGGTGGTCGGCGACGGGGGCCGCCTAGTAGGCCTCGTCACGGTGGATCAGCTGCTCCGTGCCAGCCCCGGCGAGAGGCTGGGGAGGCTCGCAGCGAGGCCGAGGGCGGCGGTGGAGCCGGAGGTGGACCGGGAGGAGGTAGCCAGGATGATGCTACGCTACGACATAAACCGGCTGCCGGTGGTCGACCGTGAGGGCAGGTTCCTCGGCCTAGTAACGATAGAGGATGTAGCCGACGTGCTCGCGGAGGAGGCGGCCGAGGACATAGCCCTGCTGGGTGGCCTCGAGAAGCCCCGGGAGAGGTACCTCAAAGCTAGTATACTCGATCTCTTCAAGTCACGGATCCCGTGGCTCCTCCTCATATACGCGATAGAGAGCGTCACAGCCAACATAATCAAGGGCTACGAGGACGTCATCCAGCGTATAGCGCTGCTCGCGGCCTTCATACCCCTGGTGATGGACACTGGGGGTAACGTGGGGAGCCAGGCTAGCTCAATGATTATCCGGGCCCTAGCCCTCGGCGAGATATCGGAGAGGAGCCGCCACGACATAGTCTACGTGTTCCTCAAGGAGCTGGCTACGGCTGCTCTCATAGGCTCGACCCTGGCGGCAATAGGCTTTGGGTTCGCTATGGTGCTTAGCGACGGGGATGTGATGCTGTCGCTGTCGGTGGCGCTCACGCTGCTTATAGTCACGCTCCTAGCCGATATAATAGGCGCAACGCTCCCGATAGTAGCGCGCCGGCTAGGCGCAGACCCTGCAGCCGTGTCGGGCCCCCTCGTCACGACGATAGTTGACATAAGCGTAGCACTAGTCTACATGGGGCTCGCAGCCCACCTAGTGCTCGGGGCCAGGTAG
- the pyrH gene encoding UMP kinase, whose protein sequence is MPAAVVVKISGKHVNPDKPGMVKSYAEVLRRLHEEGYRLAVVVGGGPVARAYIAAAREAGANRALQDMLGIEAARLNARLLAAALHPDAYPEPPRSIWEALEAAATGRIVVAGGFQPGQSTAGVAALLAETLNADLLVLATTVDGVYTADPRRSPDAKLIPRLGYGELRSVLEQSVEPGRYELLDPLALSIVERSGIRVRVVNGSDPENVARAARGEEVGSLVAP, encoded by the coding sequence TTGCCGGCCGCGGTCGTCGTGAAGATTAGCGGGAAGCATGTCAACCCGGACAAGCCGGGCATGGTGAAGAGCTACGCCGAGGTGCTACGCAGGCTCCACGAGGAGGGCTACCGGCTAGCCGTCGTCGTGGGCGGCGGCCCGGTAGCGAGAGCCTACATCGCCGCGGCGCGGGAGGCCGGGGCGAACCGCGCGCTCCAGGACATGCTGGGCATAGAGGCGGCGAGGCTCAACGCCCGGCTGCTAGCAGCCGCGCTCCACCCCGACGCGTACCCTGAGCCGCCGCGGAGCATCTGGGAGGCCCTAGAAGCGGCCGCAACCGGCAGGATAGTGGTCGCGGGAGGCTTCCAGCCCGGACAGAGCACCGCGGGCGTGGCAGCACTCCTGGCAGAGACGCTCAACGCCGACCTGCTCGTACTAGCCACCACGGTGGATGGCGTCTACACCGCCGACCCCCGGCGGAGCCCAGACGCCAAGCTCATACCACGCCTAGGCTATGGGGAGCTCCGCAGCGTGCTCGAGCAGAGCGTCGAGCCCGGCCGCTACGAGCTACTAGACCCCCTAGCACTCTCCATCGTCGAGAGGAGCGGTATCAGGGTAAGGGTGGTGAACGGCTCGGACCCCGAGAACGTGGCGAGGGCTGCGAGAGGCGAGGAGGTAGGCAGCCTAGTAGCACCGTGA